In the Flavobacterium pallidum genome, one interval contains:
- a CDS encoding MFS transporter, giving the protein MADLEKGSKKLLNAWAFYDWANSVYPLTISSAIFPIFYEKLFTGRDHYIYVFGTSLKNSALISFVTAAAFLAVAFFSPLLSGIADYVGNKKNFMRFFCYLGAFSCMGLYWFDLENIYTGLLFYFLGLIGFWGSLVFYNSYLPDIAYPEQQDKISAKGYSLGYLGSVILLVVNLAMVMKPAIFGITGEPLEAALKAMKYSFISVGAWWIIFSQYTYYYLPKGNKNAEKITREVIFNGFRELKKVWGLLKENVPLKRYLSSFFVYSMAVQTVMLIATYFGSQEIKWENADQSTTGLIICILVIQLVAVLGAVLTSRASAKFGNIPVLIVINAFWFLLCIGAYFITTPMQFYAMAGLVGLVMGGIQALSRSTYSKLLPETEDTASFFSFYDVSEKIGIVIGMMVYGIIDQITGSPRFAIVFLALFFLVGLLLLRRVPRKKLT; this is encoded by the coding sequence ATGGCCGATTTAGAAAAAGGAAGCAAAAAACTACTAAACGCCTGGGCGTTTTACGATTGGGCGAATTCCGTATATCCATTGACGATTTCCTCAGCAATATTTCCGATTTTTTATGAAAAGCTGTTTACAGGACGCGACCACTACATCTATGTTTTCGGGACCTCGCTGAAGAACTCGGCATTGATCAGCTTCGTTACCGCGGCGGCTTTCCTTGCCGTGGCATTCTTTTCACCATTACTGTCCGGAATTGCGGATTATGTGGGCAATAAGAAAAACTTCATGCGCTTTTTCTGCTACCTTGGCGCATTTTCCTGCATGGGATTGTATTGGTTTGACCTCGAGAATATTTATACAGGCTTGTTGTTTTATTTCCTTGGTCTGATCGGTTTTTGGGGAAGCCTCGTGTTTTACAATTCGTATTTGCCTGATATCGCATATCCGGAACAGCAGGATAAAATCAGTGCCAAAGGCTATTCGCTTGGGTATCTGGGCAGCGTCATTTTATTGGTAGTAAACCTTGCCATGGTCATGAAACCGGCTATTTTCGGGATTACTGGCGAACCTTTGGAAGCGGCATTGAAAGCGATGAAATATTCGTTCATCAGTGTAGGTGCCTGGTGGATTATTTTCAGCCAGTACACTTATTATTATCTGCCGAAAGGCAATAAAAATGCAGAAAAAATTACACGCGAAGTGATATTCAACGGTTTCCGTGAGTTGAAGAAAGTCTGGGGATTATTAAAGGAAAACGTGCCGCTCAAAAGATACCTCAGCAGCTTTTTTGTATATAGCATGGCCGTACAGACAGTGATGTTGATTGCAACTTATTTCGGTTCACAGGAAATCAAATGGGAAAATGCAGACCAAAGTACTACCGGCCTGATCATTTGTATTTTGGTCATCCAACTGGTCGCAGTTTTGGGCGCGGTTTTAACGTCGAGGGCTTCGGCAAAATTCGGCAATATTCCGGTATTGATTGTCATTAACGCGTTCTGGTTCCTATTGTGCATTGGGGCTTATTTTATTACTACGCCAATGCAATTCTATGCTATGGCAGGCTTGGTAGGATTGGTAATGGGCGGCATTCAGGCATTGTCGCGGTCCACTTATTCTAAATTGCTCCCTGAAACCGAAGACACGGCATCATTCTTCAGTTTTTATGATGTTTCCGAGAAAATCGGCATCGTGATTGGTATGATGGTTTACGGTATTATTGACCAGATTACAGGAAGTCCAAGGTTTGCCATTGTATTCCTGGCGCTGTTTTTCCTGGTCGGGTTATTGTTGCTCAGAAGAGTCCCGCGGAAAAAGTTGACATAA
- a CDS encoding M48 family metallopeptidase has translation MRKYVIISAFAVALGASCATNPFTGKKTLNFVSNDQIFPTAFAQYKQFLTENKVVSGSAAAQQVQTVGNKIRIAAEKYLNSLGQKDYLNGYAWEYKLVENKEVNAWCMPGGKIVVYSGILPVTKDEAGLATVLGHEVSHALANHGAQRMSVDQLQQLVGVGVVAATSGQSTQNQAIFQQAYGLGSTLAVTLPFSRSNESEADEIGLTLMAIAGYNPDQAVVFWQRMSANGGAAPPEFLSTHPSDATRIRNIKNLIPKAKATAAKFGVVYK, from the coding sequence ATGAGAAAATACGTAATAATATCTGCTTTTGCAGTTGCGCTCGGTGCATCCTGTGCGACAAACCCGTTTACCGGAAAGAAAACGCTGAACTTCGTTTCGAATGATCAGATATTTCCAACTGCATTTGCACAGTACAAGCAATTCCTTACGGAAAATAAAGTAGTGTCGGGCTCGGCTGCCGCACAACAGGTACAGACTGTGGGTAACAAAATCCGTATTGCAGCCGAGAAATACCTGAATTCACTCGGGCAGAAAGATTACCTTAACGGTTATGCCTGGGAATACAAACTGGTAGAGAATAAGGAAGTGAATGCCTGGTGCATGCCGGGCGGAAAGATTGTGGTATACTCCGGGATACTGCCGGTTACCAAAGATGAAGCCGGATTGGCTACCGTTTTAGGGCACGAGGTTTCCCACGCTTTGGCAAACCACGGCGCACAACGTATGAGTGTAGACCAATTGCAACAACTGGTCGGGGTAGGGGTAGTCGCCGCTACTTCAGGGCAATCAACACAGAACCAGGCGATTTTCCAGCAAGCGTACGGACTGGGCTCGACCCTCGCGGTCACCCTTCCTTTCAGCCGCAGCAATGAGTCTGAGGCAGATGAAATCGGGCTTACACTAATGGCGATTGCCGGTTACAATCCGGACCAGGCGGTAGTTTTCTGGCAAAGGATGTCTGCAAATGGTGGTGCCGCGCCGCCGGAATTCCTGAGCACGCACCCGTCTGATGCCACAAGGATCAGGAATATCAAGAATCTGATTCCGAAAGCTAAAGCGACTGCAGCGAAGTTTGGCGTGGTTTATAAGTAA
- a CDS encoding glycoside hydrolase family 31 protein: MITNTELEYKGDLYPTAVSSVQQEADSVFFHTDNNVILKITVLRDSLIRFRYTTKGYFSNDFSYAIDKSQSHGYNFLELIEQKTFYQINTSKLICRVSKTDLKILLTDLDNNVILEDELGFHWEENYNFGGNIVKMSKVSHDGESYYGLGDKASHSNLKGKRVENWAMDQYAFHKDQEPLYKVVPFYIGLHNRKAYGIFFDNTFRTNFDFAQERRNVTSFWAEGGEMNYYFIYGPQMADVVTTYTHLTGKPEMPPMWTLGYHQCKWSYYPESKVREITSKFRELQIPCDAIYLDIDYMDGFRCFTWNKEYFPDPKKMVAELAEDGFKTVVIIDPGIKIDKDYWVYKEALEKDYFCKRADGPYMKGKVWPGECNFPDYTNPEVREWWAGLFRELISDIGVKGVWNDMNEPAVMEVPGKTFPMDVRHDYDGNPCSHRKAHNIYGTQMARATYEGVKRFAYPKRPFIITRSAYSGAQRYTSSWTGDNVASWEHLWIANIQMQRMSISGMGFTGSDIGGFAEQPSGELYARWIQLGVFHPFCRTHSSGDHGDQEPWSFDEEVIDITRKFVSLRYQLLPYLYTMFYEYINDGVPMLKPLVYFDQEDPQTHYRTDEFIFGNHILVCPILEPNAQGRRMYLPVGNWYNYWTGELVSGKKELWVKTDYDQIPIFIKEGGIIPKYPVQQYVGELKFDEVTLEVYYKLGKEKSFLYEDAQDGYDYNKGRYSFSTFTFNGKENQLIIQQHKEGKFEIPYSKFKINLHGLPFQVKTIYIDNERAAADTIQFNGNTLFIDKDFTELHITGA; this comes from the coding sequence ATGATTACAAACACTGAACTAGAATATAAAGGCGATTTGTATCCCACAGCAGTATCATCGGTACAGCAAGAAGCCGATTCCGTCTTTTTCCATACCGATAATAATGTCATCCTCAAAATTACCGTGCTGCGCGACAGCCTCATACGCTTCCGCTACACGACTAAGGGTTATTTCAGCAATGACTTTTCCTATGCTATCGATAAAAGCCAGTCACATGGCTATAACTTCCTCGAGCTCATAGAGCAGAAGACTTTTTATCAGATAAACACCAGCAAGCTCATCTGCCGTGTCAGCAAAACGGACCTTAAGATTTTGCTGACAGATTTGGATAACAATGTCATTCTTGAGGACGAGCTCGGTTTTCACTGGGAGGAAAATTACAATTTCGGCGGGAATATCGTGAAGATGAGCAAGGTATCGCACGATGGTGAAAGTTATTACGGCTTAGGTGATAAGGCTTCGCATTCAAACCTTAAAGGCAAACGTGTTGAGAACTGGGCAATGGACCAGTATGCCTTCCATAAAGACCAGGAGCCGCTGTATAAAGTCGTGCCGTTTTACATCGGGCTGCATAACCGGAAAGCCTACGGTATTTTCTTTGACAATACCTTCCGTACCAATTTTGATTTTGCACAGGAAAGAAGGAACGTCACGAGTTTTTGGGCTGAAGGCGGGGAGATGAACTATTACTTTATTTACGGCCCGCAAATGGCTGATGTCGTGACCACTTATACGCATTTGACCGGAAAACCCGAAATGCCGCCCATGTGGACATTAGGGTACCACCAATGCAAGTGGAGCTACTATCCGGAGAGCAAGGTCAGGGAAATTACCTCAAAGTTCCGCGAGTTGCAGATCCCGTGCGATGCCATTTACCTCGACATCGATTATATGGACGGTTTTCGTTGTTTTACATGGAATAAGGAGTATTTCCCCGACCCGAAAAAGATGGTTGCCGAACTGGCTGAAGATGGTTTCAAGACCGTCGTCATTATCGATCCTGGAATAAAAATCGATAAGGATTATTGGGTTTACAAGGAAGCTTTGGAAAAAGATTATTTCTGCAAAAGGGCTGACGGCCCGTACATGAAAGGCAAGGTCTGGCCCGGCGAATGCAACTTCCCTGATTATACCAATCCTGAAGTCCGCGAATGGTGGGCCGGATTGTTCCGCGAACTGATTTCAGACATCGGCGTGAAAGGCGTCTGGAACGATATGAATGAGCCTGCCGTAATGGAAGTTCCGGGCAAAACCTTCCCGATGGACGTACGCCACGATTATGACGGTAACCCTTGCAGCCACCGCAAAGCACACAATATATACGGTACGCAGATGGCACGGGCTACTTATGAAGGCGTGAAGCGTTTCGCATACCCGAAAAGGCCCTTCATCATTACGCGTTCTGCATATTCCGGGGCGCAGCGCTACACGTCCTCCTGGACCGGCGACAATGTAGCAAGTTGGGAACACCTTTGGATCGCAAACATACAGATGCAGCGGATGTCCATTTCAGGGATGGGATTTACGGGTTCCGATATCGGTGGTTTTGCAGAGCAGCCTTCCGGCGAATTGTATGCGCGCTGGATCCAGCTGGGCGTGTTCCATCCATTCTGCCGTACACATTCCTCCGGAGATCATGGTGATCAGGAACCGTGGTCATTTGACGAAGAAGTGATTGACATCACGCGGAAATTCGTCAGCCTGCGTTACCAGTTATTGCCCTATCTGTATACGATGTTTTATGAATATATTAATGACGGTGTCCCTATGCTGAAGCCATTGGTATATTTCGACCAGGAAGATCCGCAGACGCATTACCGTACTGATGAATTCATTTTCGGGAACCACATCCTGGTCTGCCCAATCCTCGAACCGAATGCGCAGGGGAGGAGAATGTACCTTCCTGTCGGGAATTGGTACAATTACTGGACCGGTGAACTGGTTTCAGGAAAGAAAGAACTTTGGGTAAAAACGGATTATGACCAGATTCCTATTTTCATTAAGGAAGGCGGCATCATCCCGAAATATCCGGTGCAGCAATATGTAGGCGAACTGAAATTTGACGAGGTGACTTTGGAAGTATATTATAAGCTCGGAAAGGAAAAATCCTTCCTGTATGAAGACGCTCAGGACGGTTATGATTACAATAAAGGGCGTTACAGCTTTTCAACCTTTACCTTCAATGGCAAGGAAAACCAGCTTATTATCCAGCAGCATAAGGAAGGGAAGTTTGAGATTCCGTACAGCAAATTCAAAATCAACCTCCACGGACTCCCATTCCAGGTCAAGACCATTTATATTGATAATGAACGCGCTGCTGCAGATACGATCCAGTTTAATGGGAATACATTGTTTATTGATAAAGATTTTACGGAATTACATATTACCGGCGCGTAA
- a CDS encoding DUF1648 domain-containing protein, which yields MANPKIKILLTPFDKAIESLCWLLIISIWILVFVNYPKLPDIIPIHFDLSGNADGFGAKENLFALPIVITILAIGLSFLNKFPHIFNYMAAITPGNAIRQYTLATRFIRFLKLGTVIIFGMIVFGMIRSAGGNA from the coding sequence ATGGCAAATCCAAAAATAAAAATCCTCCTCACCCCATTTGATAAAGCCATTGAATCCCTTTGCTGGCTTTTAATAATAAGCATCTGGATTCTGGTATTTGTAAATTACCCGAAGCTACCAGACATCATCCCCATCCACTTCGATCTTTCAGGGAATGCGGATGGCTTTGGCGCGAAGGAAAACCTTTTTGCCCTGCCCATCGTGATTACGATACTGGCTATCGGGCTTTCTTTCCTAAACAAATTCCCGCATATTTTCAATTATATGGCAGCGATAACACCTGGGAATGCCATAAGGCAATATACTCTTGCAACAAGATTTATCAGGTTCTTAAAGCTCGGGACAGTTATTATTTTCGGGATGATTGTATTTGGCATGATCAGGAGCGCGGGCGGGAATGCCTGA